In Kordia antarctica, the following proteins share a genomic window:
- a CDS encoding toll/interleukin-1 receptor domain-containing protein: MNPVTKHRLIQDIFFSLQTSHSAKEMVNILSGYGVTNDSIADYTQIEIKKLLATASDEILLLIADDLRIDTTDYVIQKQAKGKTTTKATKKFLKKVFISHSAKDKEVVTSFIQILEVIGINPENIFCTSLEGYGTTLGSNFIEEIETRLDEDVLVFFMLSDNFYKSPMCLIEMGAAWAKTKSQISVAITPFELGKMEGVFKHFQGIQIDSEYHYDLLKETLEAKFNLEPKRPLVWTPKRNIFLNIIKQQLKE, translated from the coding sequence ATGAATCCAGTTACAAAACATCGATTAATTCAGGACATTTTTTTCTCCTTACAAACAAGTCACAGCGCAAAGGAAATGGTAAACATTCTCAGCGGATATGGAGTCACAAACGATTCTATTGCTGATTATACACAAATAGAAATCAAAAAACTACTAGCAACTGCTTCAGATGAAATATTACTTTTAATTGCAGATGATTTACGGATAGATACAACTGATTATGTTATTCAAAAACAGGCTAAAGGAAAAACGACTACAAAAGCTACTAAGAAATTTTTGAAGAAAGTATTTATAAGTCATTCTGCTAAAGACAAGGAAGTTGTGACGAGTTTTATTCAGATTTTAGAAGTAATCGGAATCAACCCAGAAAACATTTTTTGTACTTCTTTAGAAGGTTACGGAACTACTTTGGGAAGTAATTTTATTGAAGAAATTGAAACACGTTTAGATGAAGATGTTTTGGTATTTTTTATGCTTTCGGATAACTTTTATAAATCGCCAATGTGCTTAATAGAAATGGGCGCGGCTTGGGCAAAAACCAAAAGTCAAATTTCTGTGGCAATTACACCATTTGAATTGGGGAAAATGGAAGGTGTTTTCAAGCACTTCCAAGGAATTCAAATTGATAGTGAATATCATTATGATTTACTAAAGGAAACACTAGAAGCAAAATTTAATCTAGAGCCAAAACGTCCGTTAGTTTGGACGCCAAAGCGAAATATTTTTCTAAATATAATTAAGCAACAATTGAAAGAATAA
- a CDS encoding caspase family protein, translating to MRRALLVGINDYKRSPLQGCIPDAKRMHEVISKHENGDPNFDCKLWISKPDSQTILIKTLKSKINDLFNQEADVALLYFSGHGASTTLGTYLVTQDAEKFNEGVSLSEVVSMANSSKATEVIIILDCCHSGDIGNFSELGERKVILREGVSLLTASRDTQYAMERDGFGVFTTIIYDALKGGAADILGKVNVARMYNYVDIMLDSWSQRPIFKSHVSKMIPLRNCTPKIPFETLRKLPNYFSEDKKGIQLSKEYTASADSKNGLIEVMSDLRKYHANGLLIPLETSSLDEAAEKGKACVLTPLGIYYKDLVIKNRI from the coding sequence ATGAGAAGAGCTTTACTCGTTGGAATTAATGATTACAAACGTTCGCCATTACAAGGTTGTATTCCTGATGCAAAGCGTATGCATGAAGTTATTTCAAAACATGAAAACGGTGATCCAAATTTTGATTGTAAACTGTGGATTTCGAAACCTGATTCGCAAACAATTTTAATAAAAACGCTGAAAAGTAAAATCAATGATCTATTCAATCAAGAAGCAGATGTTGCATTGCTATATTTTTCAGGACATGGTGCTTCTACAACTTTAGGAACTTATTTAGTAACGCAAGATGCTGAAAAATTTAATGAAGGTGTTAGTTTAAGTGAAGTTGTAAGTATGGCAAACAGTTCCAAAGCTACAGAAGTCATCATTATTTTAGATTGTTGTCACAGTGGCGACATTGGAAATTTTTCAGAATTAGGCGAACGAAAAGTGATTCTTCGTGAAGGAGTTTCATTACTAACAGCAAGTAGAGATACACAATATGCTATGGAGCGTGACGGTTTTGGCGTGTTTACCACGATTATTTACGATGCGTTAAAAGGTGGCGCAGCAGATATTTTGGGAAAAGTTAATGTAGCGAGAATGTATAACTATGTAGACATTATGTTAGATTCTTGGAGTCAGCGTCCCATATTCAAATCGCATGTATCTAAAATGATTCCGTTGCGAAATTGCACACCAAAAATTCCATTTGAAACACTACGGAAACTACCAAATTATTTCAGTGAAGACAAAAAAGGAATTCAACTTTCAAAAGAATATACCGCAAGTGCTGATAGTAAAAATGGATTGATAGAAGTGATGTCCGATTTACGGAAATATCACGCCAATGGATTATTAATTCCGTTAGAAACATCTTCTTTAGATGAAGCGGCAGAAAAAGGGAAAGCTTGCGTCTTAACTCCTTTAGGAATTTACTACAAAGACTTAGTCATAAAAAACAGAATATAA
- a CDS encoding response regulator transcription factor gives MEKKKEINIIIADDHQIVIDGLKSLLVQHSHIKIIGEASNGLEAIDLIEKNNIDIAVLDISMPEMDGVEATKIIKEKHPGVQILILTMHDGSEFIHELVEIGANGYILKNRGKEEFVEALETIAKGQEYLKGKVLNILVDAVRKPKQKAVQFTKREKDVLRLIIDEHTTAQISAKLNIAHSTVETHRRNLIEKTGVKSSLGLVRYAIENGHM, from the coding sequence ATGGAAAAAAAGAAAGAGATTAATATAATCATTGCAGACGATCATCAAATCGTAATTGACGGACTGAAATCGCTATTGGTGCAACATTCGCACATTAAAATTATTGGCGAAGCATCAAACGGTTTAGAAGCTATTGATTTGATCGAAAAAAACAACATTGACATCGCAGTTTTGGACATTAGCATGCCAGAAATGGATGGCGTAGAAGCAACTAAAATCATTAAGGAAAAACATCCTGGAGTGCAAATTTTAATACTAACCATGCACGATGGAAGCGAATTTATACACGAACTTGTCGAAATTGGCGCCAATGGTTACATCTTAAAAAATAGAGGAAAAGAGGAATTTGTAGAAGCTTTAGAAACCATTGCTAAAGGACAAGAATATCTCAAAGGAAAAGTATTAAATATCTTGGTAGATGCTGTTCGAAAACCCAAGCAAAAAGCGGTTCAGTTTACTAAGCGAGAAAAAGATGTTTTGCGTTTAATTATAGACGAACATACAACGGCACAAATATCAGCAAAACTAAATATTGCACACAGTACTGTAGAAACACATCGTAGAAATTTGATTGAAAAAACAGGCGTAAAAAGCTCGTTAGGCTTAGTTCGATACGCTATTGAAAACGGACATATGTAA
- a CDS encoding tetratricopeptide repeat-containing sensor histidine kinase, whose translation MKVRLTKRTGIPKIETLDSLVWSLRKKKDSSGIKYALQELQLSKKINYTKGEVNALNFLGKIAKIQGHKIDAETYFLQALSIAKKNNLQHEIARGYNELGIFYEKENKIVAAIDAFLSSSESFEAQDNLKAAAKATANLGDLYKEIEAYPEALEYYLKSLAFSEKIADSLGLARIYLKLATLDKHRENYVEMLENALKAKQLFVKLERPKDVFNSNLEIGRAYDYLDQDEKSKEVYLETLKLIPEYKIKDASSLYHNLATLYKENGRIDSALYYYQKAQKVFIEKNDTKELSTSYNNLGNLYLELGNYKESLLNFNQSLALQETIKDSSLLQKTYVSLSNYYQTIGDFEKAYNYKDSSENVREDIYKKMNATNRFELGYMNDKREMEAQKNVVEKALLNAEQMRQIIIIILIAIVILFFVILRNRKLKQQKKESELAFEQQKLATQLEKEKQEKKLEEMLQAQERKAISKMISGQEKERERIAKDLHDRLGSMLSVVKIHYKSVEDDLQKIKNETKSQYEKANQLLDEACETVRKIAHNMISGTLTKFGLVPALKELKQKIEETKMLQIELVTHGLDNRLDNSTEIQLYRIIQELLNNILKHAEATEVTIQLLKREADLNIMVTDNGIGFDIKNLTDEGMGLKSIKARVAEMNGNVLIDSSQGNGTTITLEIPT comes from the coding sequence TTGAAAGTTAGACTAACTAAAAGGACAGGTATTCCAAAAATAGAAACATTGGATTCATTAGTTTGGTCACTGCGGAAGAAAAAAGATTCTTCAGGAATAAAGTATGCTTTACAGGAATTACAATTAAGCAAAAAAATCAATTATACTAAAGGTGAGGTAAATGCATTAAATTTTTTAGGAAAGATTGCAAAAATACAGGGTCATAAAATAGATGCTGAAACATATTTTTTACAAGCATTGTCAATAGCTAAAAAGAACAATTTACAACATGAAATTGCTAGAGGTTATAACGAACTTGGAATCTTTTACGAGAAGGAGAATAAAATTGTAGCAGCGATAGATGCTTTTTTGAGTAGTAGTGAATCTTTTGAAGCGCAAGATAATTTAAAAGCAGCCGCAAAAGCAACGGCTAATTTAGGAGATTTGTATAAAGAAATAGAAGCATATCCTGAAGCTTTGGAGTATTATTTGAAGAGTTTAGCATTTAGTGAAAAAATTGCTGATTCTTTAGGTTTGGCTAGGATATATTTAAAATTAGCCACGTTAGATAAACACCGAGAAAATTATGTAGAAATGTTGGAGAATGCATTAAAAGCAAAACAACTTTTCGTAAAACTAGAACGTCCTAAAGATGTATTTAACTCAAATTTAGAAATTGGAAGAGCGTATGATTATTTAGATCAAGATGAAAAATCTAAGGAAGTCTATTTAGAAACTTTAAAACTGATTCCTGAGTATAAAATAAAAGATGCTTCAAGCTTGTATCACAATTTGGCGACGTTGTATAAAGAAAATGGACGTATAGATTCTGCGTTGTATTACTATCAAAAAGCACAAAAAGTTTTTATTGAAAAGAATGATACAAAAGAACTTTCTACAAGCTATAATAATTTAGGAAATTTATATTTAGAGTTGGGAAATTACAAAGAATCACTACTCAATTTTAATCAAAGTTTAGCCTTACAAGAAACGATTAAAGATTCTTCCTTATTACAGAAAACATATGTGTCACTTTCTAATTATTATCAAACCATTGGCGATTTTGAAAAGGCATACAACTATAAAGATTCTAGTGAAAACGTTAGAGAGGATATTTACAAAAAAATGAATGCTACTAATCGTTTTGAATTAGGCTACATGAATGATAAGCGAGAAATGGAAGCTCAAAAGAATGTAGTGGAAAAAGCACTTTTAAACGCTGAACAAATGCGTCAAATTATAATCATAATACTAATTGCTATTGTCATATTATTTTTTGTCATTTTGAGAAATAGAAAGCTAAAACAACAAAAGAAAGAGTCTGAATTAGCTTTTGAACAACAAAAGTTAGCAACACAATTAGAAAAAGAAAAACAGGAAAAAAAGCTTGAAGAAATGCTGCAAGCGCAAGAACGAAAGGCAATTAGTAAAATGATTTCGGGACAGGAAAAAGAGCGCGAACGTATTGCAAAAGACCTTCATGATCGTTTGGGAAGTATGCTGTCTGTAGTGAAAATTCATTATAAATCGGTGGAAGATGATTTGCAAAAAATCAAAAATGAAACCAAATCGCAATACGAAAAAGCGAATCAATTATTAGATGAAGCTTGCGAAACCGTTCGGAAAATAGCACATAATATGATTTCGGGAACGCTGACAAAATTTGGTTTAGTTCCAGCATTGAAAGAGTTAAAGCAAAAAATAGAAGAAACCAAAATGCTTCAAATTGAATTAGTTACGCACGGATTGGACAATCGATTGGATAATTCAACCGAAATACAACTCTATCGAATCATACAAGAATTACTCAACAATATATTGAAACATGCGGAAGCTACCGAAGTCACCATTCAACTTTTAAAAAGAGAAGCCGATTTAAACATTATGGTAACCGATAACGGAATTGGATTCGATATAAAAAACCTCACCGATGAAGGTATGGGACTTAAAAGTATCAAAGCACGTGTAGCGGAAATGAATGGAAATGTATTGATCGATTCAAGCCAAGGAAATGGCACAACGATAACACTCGAAATACCTACTTAA
- a CDS encoding M50 family metallopeptidase, whose product MILLSILFQNLGKFLCLKLLKTTLKEVRQTWNWKRFAYEFSGTIFIFLLIFISYTSYLLPQEKVYLANDDLIYGIEANVTAENIGFENGDKLVTINGEKIGKFESRSFIVDVLLSEDTYVDINRNGEEIRIEISDEQKKEVLDDRNNFISPRFPEKLTPTRENYKITEIVSNFYRLLQNAGAQVKLTIFPIRTIKSYKDVRRFPKMEIVNFTTGYFVFLNATAILIWINFLPIPGLDMGNALIAFIERKRKKPFPPKKLRKIQFIGIALLICWILISVFLL is encoded by the coding sequence ATGATTCTACTTTCCATTCTCTTTCAAAATTTAGGTAAATTTCTTTGTTTAAAACTTCTCAAAACAACATTAAAAGAAGTTCGACAAACATGGAATTGGAAACGTTTTGCATACGAATTTAGCGGAACTATTTTTATATTTCTGTTGATTTTCATCTCGTATACTTCATACCTATTACCACAAGAAAAAGTGTATTTAGCAAATGACGATTTAATCTACGGAATTGAAGCGAATGTAACTGCTGAAAATATTGGTTTTGAAAATGGCGATAAATTAGTCACAATAAATGGAGAAAAAATAGGGAAATTTGAATCAAGGTCTTTTATTGTTGATGTTTTATTGAGTGAAGATACTTATGTTGATATCAATCGAAATGGAGAAGAAATTCGTATAGAAATCTCAGATGAACAGAAAAAAGAAGTTTTAGATGATAGAAATAATTTTATCTCGCCAAGATTTCCAGAGAAATTAACGCCAACTCGTGAAAATTATAAAATAACTGAAATAGTTTCAAACTTTTATAGATTACTACAAAATGCTGGCGCACAAGTAAAATTGACCATCTTCCCAATAAGAACAATTAAAAGTTACAAAGACGTTAGACGTTTTCCTAAAATGGAAATCGTTAATTTTACTACAGGATATTTTGTATTTCTCAATGCTACAGCCATACTTATTTGGATAAACTTTCTGCCAATTCCAGGACTAGATATGGGAAATGCACTCATTGCTTTCATCGAAAGAAAACGAAAAAAACCTTTTCCACCTAAAAAATTACGAAAAATTCAGTTTATTGGAATCGCATTGTTGATTTGTTGGATTTTAATTTCGGTGTTTCTTCTGTAA
- a CDS encoding microtubule-binding protein, producing the protein MADEFDLLETSGSQQEQKSNDKVDWGKAIDTMKSKLAQEDSPEVRQKILNATLDNVVDMAEKDRTSLLDAIRDLTDYQDEVGIIFERFSTLNDAEQGVIDTAQQDLEKAKVEYREAMEKPDTWWNNLWGRKSKMKSAKAELDQAEKDRRFSDSKAKEMFQKRIETSDTETLLKELSFKSQAAVKRLKDREVEIKDVESKLQVAIVEASKNHTKALQKKKEVEEKLETERSLLSQVRQELDEVVDKQSTAYSETLSKITKLEQSVEELEGLRTAYITLAASKDSFVHKHNLTIKVLTSLRSNLQTHRAKLKSDTEERVRYYDGYVVALKARTDQEFAAILEHLGIKTDEKIGETLAAMHTASARARQDMMENIPVHEKVMKGIYGSYAESLQEIREKDVEIRKNFENRYGIDMKELFEEYYKNNDNPSTGNAGGGSESGGGTPAPTNTGGSDDLLG; encoded by the coding sequence ATGGCTGACGAATTTGATTTACTGGAAACTTCAGGATCACAACAAGAACAAAAATCGAACGATAAAGTAGATTGGGGAAAAGCTATCGACACAATGAAGTCGAAATTAGCACAAGAAGACAGTCCAGAAGTTCGTCAAAAAATACTAAATGCAACACTTGATAATGTTGTAGATATGGCTGAAAAAGATCGTACTTCTTTGTTAGATGCGATTCGTGATTTAACAGATTATCAAGACGAAGTTGGAATCATTTTTGAACGTTTTTCTACTTTAAATGATGCCGAACAAGGTGTGATTGATACTGCACAACAAGATCTTGAAAAAGCAAAAGTTGAGTATCGTGAAGCGATGGAGAAACCAGATACTTGGTGGAATAACCTTTGGGGAAGAAAGTCGAAAATGAAAAGCGCAAAAGCTGAGCTAGATCAAGCTGAGAAAGACAGACGTTTTTCAGATTCTAAAGCAAAAGAAATGTTTCAAAAACGTATTGAAACTTCAGATACAGAAACGTTGTTAAAAGAACTTTCATTCAAAAGTCAAGCAGCAGTAAAACGCTTGAAAGATCGTGAAGTTGAAATTAAAGATGTGGAAAGCAAGTTGCAAGTTGCGATAGTTGAAGCAAGTAAAAATCATACGAAAGCTTTACAGAAAAAGAAAGAAGTTGAAGAAAAACTTGAAACGGAACGCTCTTTATTGAGTCAAGTGCGACAAGAGTTAGATGAAGTTGTTGACAAACAATCAACTGCGTATTCTGAAACGCTTTCTAAAATCACGAAACTAGAGCAATCTGTAGAAGAATTAGAAGGTTTACGAACTGCATATATTACGTTAGCGGCGAGTAAAGATAGTTTTGTTCACAAGCATAATTTAACGATCAAAGTATTGACTTCGTTACGTAGCAACTTGCAAACGCACAGAGCAAAATTAAAATCGGATACTGAAGAACGTGTTCGTTATTATGACGGTTATGTAGTTGCTTTGAAAGCAAGAACAGATCAAGAATTTGCAGCAATTTTAGAGCATTTAGGAATTAAAACGGATGAGAAAATCGGAGAAACGCTTGCTGCAATGCATACTGCAAGTGCAAGAGCGCGTCAAGATATGATGGAAAATATTCCTGTTCACGAAAAAGTAATGAAAGGTATTTACGGAAGTTATGCTGAATCGTTGCAAGAAATTCGAGAGAAAGATGTTGAAATTCGCAAGAACTTCGAAAATCGTTATGGAATTGACATGAAAGAATTATTCGAAGAATATTATAAAAATAACGATAATCCGAGTACTGGAAATGCTGGTGGCGGAAGTGAATCTGGCGGTGGAACTCCAGCTCCAACAAATACTGGCGGTTCGGATGATTTGTTAGGATAA
- a CDS encoding AAA family ATPase: MEKQPTFPIKKTELTILREEASSFIKGVQWEQGYKARNRDENKEQEDILMYLSKATGNAGANAISISKTILSLKKRLLPDSVALPLALNETLFNLQEALAIGLWIRDSYYDASGLSILHEKRTGLSTDQRKEYESKQQTATAFMVFSLSYYLVSRLKEKATEDNKVMQNKFAGIPEVSVLSPMKGISCLLFYYDKYMNLPGFISSEQDVIDFTVLYFESYLNEIIQRKGALDFTEVITDRTYLLEDSEFSIAGWDTVFTGSAKSIEFNPIRFEQIVGNKDAKHFAKRLVERMMSYDIATQKNPFQELGGFMPVFMGYGIPGTGKSMLIAAIATMLKERCDHLNIPFLFHPMPDTVVSTFQGGSAEKMVQWMKPMQDPTRLIFAPIDDAENNLQERTAQGVSAGVKEVIGVFLRYTEGAYAVNHGNSAIGLFTNLPEQLDKAVISRIQGRFKIDGARTEHDFLDQDYIWWRKLEKTLPGFVSMKDHPDYKYLSDQGLVANAGEILGQLERPTEEKIAAIYDKVLAKDSLNSHTFYSNLYGSVQKEFPFFSSRDIRNIQSAISLRLTDFNLPEDWFENPELYFQKEYDTKLGMLKELMTANMKGLNFADVRKQEVIRYLDNVATIADTDFSRKVEQQIMQMKIGTEASNRFEKGFE, translated from the coding sequence ATGGAGAAACAACCAACTTTTCCTATCAAAAAAACGGAATTAACTATTTTGCGCGAAGAAGCTTCTTCTTTTATCAAAGGCGTACAATGGGAACAAGGTTACAAAGCTAGAAACAGAGACGAAAACAAAGAGCAAGAAGACATTTTAATGTACTTATCCAAAGCGACAGGAAATGCTGGCGCGAATGCAATTTCGATTTCTAAAACGATATTAAGTCTCAAAAAACGCTTACTTCCAGATTCTGTTGCATTACCGCTTGCGCTGAATGAAACTCTCTTTAACTTACAGGAAGCATTGGCAATTGGCTTGTGGATTCGTGATAGTTATTATGATGCTTCTGGCTTGTCCATTTTGCATGAAAAACGAACTGGACTTTCTACGGATCAACGGAAAGAATACGAATCTAAACAACAAACGGCTACGGCTTTTATGGTGTTTAGTTTGTCGTATTATTTAGTTTCTCGACTCAAAGAAAAAGCTACGGAAGACAATAAAGTGATGCAAAATAAATTTGCAGGAATTCCTGAAGTTTCCGTGTTATCGCCAATGAAAGGAATTTCATGTTTGTTATTTTATTATGACAAGTATATGAATCTTCCAGGTTTCATAAGCTCTGAACAAGATGTGATTGATTTTACAGTGTTGTATTTTGAATCGTATTTAAACGAAATTATACAACGAAAAGGCGCGTTAGATTTTACCGAAGTTATTACAGACCGAACGTATTTACTAGAAGATTCTGAATTTTCGATTGCTGGTTGGGATACCGTTTTCACGGGAAGTGCCAAAAGTATCGAATTCAATCCAATTCGTTTTGAACAAATTGTCGGAAACAAAGACGCAAAGCACTTTGCCAAACGTTTGGTAGAACGTATGATGAGTTACGACATTGCAACGCAAAAAAATCCTTTTCAAGAATTGGGCGGATTTATGCCTGTATTTATGGGTTATGGAATTCCTGGAACTGGGAAAAGTATGCTAATTGCGGCAATTGCAACGATGTTGAAAGAACGTTGCGATCATTTAAACATTCCGTTTTTATTTCATCCGATGCCAGATACTGTCGTTTCTACTTTTCAAGGTGGATCGGCAGAAAAAATGGTACAATGGATGAAACCGATGCAAGATCCAACACGATTGATCTTCGCTCCTATTGATGACGCAGAAAATAATTTACAAGAACGAACTGCGCAAGGTGTTTCGGCTGGTGTAAAAGAAGTAATTGGTGTGTTTTTACGCTACACGGAAGGTGCTTATGCTGTAAATCATGGAAATAGTGCGATTGGATTATTTACCAATTTGCCTGAACAATTGGACAAAGCTGTAATTTCCAGAATTCAAGGACGATTTAAAATTGACGGCGCACGTACGGAACACGATTTCTTAGATCAAGATTATATTTGGTGGAGAAAACTCGAAAAAACGTTACCAGGTTTTGTTTCTATGAAAGATCATCCTGATTACAAATATTTAAGCGATCAAGGATTGGTTGCCAATGCAGGAGAAATTTTAGGGCAATTGGAAAGACCTACTGAGGAAAAAATTGCGGCGATTTACGATAAAGTTTTGGCGAAAGATTCGTTAAACTCACATACTTTTTATTCGAACTTATATGGTTCGGTTCAGAAAGAATTTCCGTTTTTCTCTTCGAGAGATATTAGAAATATCCAAAGTGCAATTTCATTACGTTTAACAGATTTCAATTTACCCGAAGATTGGTTTGAAAATCCTGAATTGTATTTTCAAAAGGAATACGATACCAAACTAGGAATGCTAAAAGAATTGATGACTGCAAATATGAAAGGACTCAACTTTGCAGATGTTAGAAAACAAGAAGTGATTCGATATTTAGATAATGTTGCAACGATTGCAGACACAGATTTCTCACGTAAAGTGGAACAACAAATCATGCAAATGAAAATTGGAACTGAAGCGAGCAATCGTTTTGAAAAAGGATTTGAATAG
- a CDS encoding nuclear transport factor 2 family protein encodes MKKFVYVLLFCVSFVTAQEKNSAEAVVQKQVEAYNEGNLDAFLETYSNDVKVYNFPKNYQSLNGKEKVKEVFGNLFKKYPNLHRHIQDRIVTGDTILDHEKITFSTDEPIQKFVTMYIVENEKIKIIHFLKRN; translated from the coding sequence ATGAAAAAATTCGTTTACGTATTGCTTTTTTGTGTTTCATTTGTGACTGCGCAAGAAAAAAATTCAGCGGAAGCTGTTGTACAAAAACAAGTTGAAGCGTACAATGAAGGAAATTTAGATGCTTTTTTAGAAACGTATAGTAATGATGTGAAAGTATATAATTTCCCGAAGAATTATCAGTCTCTAAATGGTAAAGAAAAAGTAAAAGAAGTCTTTGGCAATCTTTTTAAAAAGTATCCAAATTTACACAGACATATTCAAGACAGAATTGTTACTGGAGATACGATACTAGATCATGAAAAAATAACATTTAGTACAGATGAGCCAATTCAAAAGTTTGTAACAATGTACATTGTAGAGAACGAAAAAATCAAAATTATCCATTTCTTAAAACGTAACTAA
- the lepB gene encoding signal peptidase I, producing the protein MLKKIAKIAGIIILCLFALRIIGGVTGMFAFYSVPSSGDEPNIKTGSYIIITNLKTPKRGDFISYNFNDSLYGNMRYLHRLCGVENDTIEIRNSVLFVNGENFDKHFNLQHTYVLSQAQLDNMKQLSLENFRISEDKFMVFIQDVDAKKYALEKYRFIHSKDKIDQVIKEQYNQNWNKDHFGPLIIPKGKIFVLGDNRDNSQDSRHTGLRDATAIIGVYWKTVY; encoded by the coding sequence ATGTTGAAAAAAATAGCTAAAATTGCTGGAATTATTATTTTATGCCTTTTCGCTTTGCGCATTATTGGTGGAGTTACAGGAATGTTTGCTTTTTACAGCGTTCCATCAAGTGGTGATGAACCCAATATTAAAACAGGTTCTTATATAATTATTACAAACTTAAAAACGCCTAAACGCGGTGATTTTATTTCCTATAACTTCAACGATTCTTTATATGGAAATATGAGATATTTACATCGTTTGTGTGGTGTTGAAAATGATACTATTGAAATTAGAAATAGTGTGTTGTTTGTAAACGGAGAAAATTTTGACAAGCACTTTAATTTACAGCATACGTATGTTTTAAGTCAAGCTCAATTGGACAATATGAAACAGCTTTCACTAGAAAATTTCAGGATTTCTGAAGATAAATTCATGGTATTTATTCAAGATGTTGATGCGAAAAAATATGCTTTAGAAAAATATCGTTTTATACATTCCAAAGATAAAATTGACCAAGTTATCAAAGAACAATACAATCAAAACTGGAACAAAGATCATTTTGGTCCGCTTATTATTCCGAAAGGAAAAATATTTGTTTTGGGCGATAATCGTGATAATTCACAAGATAGCAGACATACTGGATTAAGAGACGCAACTGCGATTATTGGTGTGTATTGGAAAACTGTGTATTGA